The following are encoded together in the Citrobacter arsenatis genome:
- the adiC gene encoding arginine/agmatine antiporter — MSTDADAHKVGLIPVTLMVSGNIMGSGVFLLPANLASTGGIAIYGWLVTIIGALALSMVYAKMSSLDSSPGGSYAYARRCFGPFLGYQTNVLYWLACWIGNIAMVVIGVGYLSYFFPILKDPLVLTLTCVVVLWIFVLLNIVGPKMITRVQAVATVLALVPIVGIAVFGWFWFRGETYMAAWNVSGMNTFGAIQSTLNVTLWSFIGVESASVAAGVVKNPKRNVPIATMGGVLIAAVCYVLSTTAIMGMIPNAALRVSASPFGDAARMALGDTAGAIVSFCAAAGCLGSLGGWTLLAGQTAKAAADDGLFPPIFARVNKAGTPVAGLIIVGILMTIFQFSSMSPNAAKEFGLVSSVSVIFTLVPYLYTCAALLLLGHGHFGKARPMYLLVTFIAFVYCIWAVVGSGAKEVMWSFVTLMIITALYALNYNRIHKNPYPLDAPVNNN; from the coding sequence ATGTCGACGGATGCTGATGCTCACAAAGTGGGCTTAATCCCCGTCACCCTTATGGTGTCGGGGAATATTATGGGTTCCGGTGTATTCCTGCTACCCGCAAACCTTGCGTCAACTGGCGGGATTGCAATCTACGGATGGTTGGTCACTATTATCGGTGCTTTAGCGCTGTCGATGGTGTATGCAAAAATGTCGTCCTTAGACTCCAGTCCCGGTGGTTCTTACGCTTATGCCCGCCGCTGTTTCGGTCCTTTCCTGGGCTATCAGACCAACGTGCTGTACTGGCTGGCGTGCTGGATTGGTAACATCGCCATGGTGGTCATTGGCGTCGGATACCTGAGCTACTTCTTCCCCATCTTAAAAGATCCGCTGGTCCTGACGCTGACCTGCGTCGTCGTACTGTGGATCTTCGTATTGCTGAACATTGTCGGGCCGAAAATGATCACCCGTGTACAGGCCGTCGCAACGGTACTGGCGCTGGTGCCAATTGTAGGTATTGCCGTCTTCGGCTGGTTCTGGTTCCGCGGTGAAACCTACATGGCGGCATGGAACGTCAGCGGCATGAACACCTTTGGCGCGATTCAAAGCACTCTGAACGTCACCTTGTGGTCATTTATCGGGGTAGAAAGCGCTTCCGTCGCGGCAGGCGTGGTTAAAAATCCCAAACGTAACGTGCCTATCGCCACTATGGGCGGCGTGCTGATTGCCGCCGTTTGCTATGTGCTCTCCACCACAGCGATTATGGGTATGATCCCTAACGCCGCGCTGCGCGTTTCAGCCTCTCCGTTCGGCGATGCCGCACGCATGGCGCTGGGTGACACCGCAGGGGCGATTGTCTCCTTCTGTGCCGCTGCCGGGTGTCTTGGTTCTCTGGGCGGCTGGACGCTGCTTGCCGGGCAAACCGCCAAAGCAGCAGCCGATGACGGTCTGTTCCCACCGATTTTTGCCCGCGTTAACAAAGCCGGTACGCCGGTAGCTGGGTTAATTATCGTCGGCATCCTGATGACCATCTTCCAGTTCAGCAGCATGTCGCCGAACGCCGCGAAAGAGTTTGGTCTGGTCTCTTCGGTCTCCGTTATCTTCACCCTGGTGCCATATCTGTATACCTGCGCCGCGCTGCTGCTGCTCGGCCATGGTCACTTTGGTAAAGCGCGCCCGATGTACCTACTGGTAACCTTTATCGCCTTTGTCTACTGCATCTGGGCGGTTGTCGGTTCTGGTGCCAAAGAGGTAATGTGGTCGTTCGTCACGCTGATGATCATCACCGCGCTGTATGCACTTAACTACAATCGGATCCATAAAAACCCGTATCCACTGGATGCCCCGGTAAACAATAATTAA
- the pmrR gene encoding LpxT activity modulator PmrR has protein sequence MKTRIYESLTTVCSLLIVSSFLYVWVSSY, from the coding sequence ATGAAAACCCGCATTTATGAAAGTTTGACCACCGTGTGCAGCCTGCTGATCGTCAGCAGCTTTTTGTACGTGTGGGTGAGTTCTTACTGA
- the pmrB gene encoding two-component system sensor histidine kinase PmrB, whose translation MKLLRYLKQPLPLRHRLMLTIGLILLVFQLISTFWLWHESTEQIQLFEQALRENRNNDRHIMHEIREAIASLIVPGIFMVSLTLLICYQAVRRITRPLAVLQKELEARAADNLAPIEIHSSTVEIQAVVSALNELVTRLTTTIENERLFTADVAHELRTPLSGVRLHLELLSKTHKVDVSPLIARLDQMMDSVSQLLQLARVGQSFSAGSYQHVKLLEDVILPSYDELSTMLDQRQQTLLLPQSAADVVVRGDATLLRMLLRNLVENAHRYSPEGTNITISLDTEHDAVLTVEDEGPGIDESKCGELSKAFVRMDSRFGGIGLGLSIVSRITQLHLGHFYLQNRQGTGGTRAWVELAKAQ comes from the coding sequence GTGAAGCTGCTGCGATATCTAAAACAACCGCTCCCCCTTCGTCATCGCCTGATGCTGACGATTGGTCTTATTCTGCTGGTCTTTCAATTGATTAGCACCTTTTGGCTGTGGCACGAAAGTACCGAGCAAATACAGTTATTCGAGCAGGCGTTACGCGAAAATCGTAACAACGATCGCCACATCATGCATGAGATCCGCGAGGCCATCGCCAGCCTGATCGTCCCCGGCATCTTTATGGTCAGCCTGACGCTGCTGATTTGCTACCAGGCGGTGCGGCGCATAACTCGTCCGCTGGCCGTTCTGCAAAAAGAGTTAGAAGCACGAGCAGCCGATAACCTGGCCCCAATTGAAATTCACAGTTCCACCGTTGAGATCCAGGCGGTCGTCTCGGCGCTCAACGAGTTGGTGACGCGGCTCACCACCACTATCGAAAACGAACGCTTATTTACCGCCGATGTCGCCCACGAACTGCGCACACCGTTGTCAGGCGTTCGCCTGCATCTGGAATTACTGTCAAAAACCCATAAGGTCGACGTTTCGCCGCTAATTGCCCGCCTTGATCAAATGATGGACAGCGTGTCGCAACTGCTGCAACTCGCCCGCGTCGGACAGTCGTTTTCTGCCGGGAGCTACCAGCACGTCAAACTGCTGGAGGACGTTATTCTGCCCTCTTATGACGAACTCAGCACCATGCTGGACCAGCGCCAGCAGACGCTGCTCCTGCCGCAAAGCGCGGCGGATGTTGTCGTACGTGGCGATGCTACGCTATTGCGAATGCTGCTGCGAAACCTGGTGGAGAATGCGCATCGTTACAGCCCGGAAGGCACTAATATTACGATTAGCCTGGATACCGAGCATGATGCCGTCCTGACCGTCGAAGATGAAGGGCCAGGCATTGATGAAAGTAAATGCGGGGAACTGAGCAAAGCGTTTGTGCGTATGGACAGCCGTTTTGGCGGGATTGGGCTGGGGCTGAGCATTGTCAGTCGTATCACCCAGTTACATCTCGGGCATTTCTATTTGCAAAATCGTCAGGGAACCGGCGGTACTCGCGCCTGGGTGGAATTAGCGAAAGCTCAGTAA
- the crfC gene encoding clamp-binding protein CrfC: MHTQTIYELSQEAERLLMLSLEHLRQLQKLPMTSLDDVALKQGEHSSQVVQPLHFSARGMDVQQATLNNELRKITRLEMVLAIVGTMKAGKSTTINAIVGTEVLPNRNRPMTALPTLIRHTPGQKEPVLHFSHVAPIDALMKVLQQRVRECDRQRLTQTLEIDKDMNVLLQHIENGVAFERYYLGAQPIFHCLKSLNDLVRLSKALDVDFPFAAYAAIEHIPVIEVEFVHLAGQASYPGQLTLLDTPGPNEAGQPHLQKMLNEQLARASAVLAVMDYTQLKSISDEEVRQAIMAVGKSVPLYALVNKFDQKDRNSDDEEQVRALISGTLMQGGIAPERIYPVSSMWGYLANRARHELTTRGRLPDHQVQRWVQDFAEAALGRRWRTTDLDDTEHIRHAADLLWEDSLFEQPIQKVIHAAYANASLYALRSASHKLLNYAQSAHEYLEFRAHGLTVAYEKLRLNITHIEDDMQQLEVSQGRVSDEVSHEVELALDAAAVYLNEQQTEILCGINTFFVKENVLMMSQHGLGAGVSSAEMAGEMLVLHDEGQAKIVLDKMRSSCEVVLLAAQESISRDLALRFEQLESTLSRALNDAMRPIEQRVKEELNHAGFRARIRFPAFHAAMFNFNTRQLFNEAIEQDIPAENAPSTGGVVRDTFSRWLNQPNWGWNDYVETKTRYLIDMGALHKNLVHYVTQFCQQIRKALAAQVDISVTAGMATFFADFSLCLTQLQASLRESLTLRQQNESAVNALNEQLQHRITTAAWLYEDSRLLRDDINTLFATEHT; this comes from the coding sequence ATGCACACACAGACAATATATGAATTAAGTCAGGAAGCGGAACGCTTGCTGATGCTCTCGCTTGAACATCTCAGGCAATTGCAAAAATTGCCTATGACGTCGTTGGATGATGTCGCGCTAAAACAAGGAGAGCATAGCAGTCAGGTTGTTCAGCCCCTGCATTTCAGCGCGCGTGGCATGGATGTCCAGCAAGCAACGCTCAATAATGAGTTGCGCAAGATTACCCGTCTGGAAATGGTGCTGGCGATTGTCGGCACCATGAAAGCGGGAAAATCGACGACGATTAACGCGATTGTGGGAACAGAAGTGTTACCTAACCGTAATCGCCCGATGACGGCGTTACCGACGCTAATTCGCCATACGCCGGGACAGAAAGAGCCGGTCCTGCATTTCTCACATGTTGCGCCGATCGATGCCTTAATGAAGGTTTTACAGCAGCGCGTGCGCGAGTGCGATCGCCAGCGTCTTACGCAGACGCTGGAAATTGATAAGGATATGAATGTCCTGCTGCAGCATATTGAAAACGGTGTGGCATTTGAACGGTATTATCTTGGCGCCCAGCCTATTTTCCATTGCCTTAAAAGCCTGAACGACCTGGTACGCCTGTCAAAAGCATTGGATGTTGATTTTCCTTTTGCCGCCTATGCCGCGATTGAGCATATTCCGGTTATTGAGGTTGAGTTTGTCCATTTAGCCGGACAGGCGAGCTATCCGGGGCAATTAACGTTGTTGGATACGCCGGGGCCAAATGAGGCCGGGCAACCGCACTTACAAAAGATGCTGAATGAACAGCTGGCGCGGGCCTCTGCAGTGCTGGCGGTGATGGATTACACCCAACTGAAGTCAATTTCCGATGAAGAAGTGCGTCAGGCGATTATGGCGGTCGGTAAGTCAGTGCCGTTATACGCGCTGGTGAACAAGTTCGATCAGAAAGACCGCAACAGTGATGATGAAGAACAGGTACGGGCGTTAATTTCCGGCACGCTGATGCAAGGTGGCATTGCCCCGGAGCGAATTTATCCGGTTTCCTCTATGTGGGGGTATCTGGCGAACAGGGCGCGTCATGAGCTGACGACCCGCGGGCGGTTGCCTGACCATCAGGTGCAACGCTGGGTACAGGATTTTGCCGAAGCGGCGCTTGGTAGACGCTGGCGCACCACCGATCTTGACGATACGGAACACATCCGCCATGCCGCCGATCTGTTGTGGGAAGATTCGCTGTTTGAGCAGCCGATCCAGAAAGTGATTCATGCCGCTTACGCCAATGCTTCACTGTATGCGCTGCGTTCGGCATCGCATAAATTATTAAACTATGCGCAAAGCGCGCACGAATATCTGGAGTTTCGCGCCCACGGGTTAACGGTCGCCTATGAAAAACTGCGGCTGAACATCACGCATATTGAAGACGATATGCAGCAGTTAGAAGTGAGCCAGGGGCGGGTGAGTGATGAAGTCAGCCATGAGGTAGAGCTGGCGCTGGATGCTGCTGCGGTTTATCTCAATGAGCAACAGACTGAGATTCTGTGCGGCATCAACACGTTTTTTGTTAAAGAAAACGTCCTGATGATGTCACAACATGGTCTGGGGGCTGGCGTTTCCTCGGCAGAAATGGCCGGAGAAATGCTGGTGCTGCACGATGAAGGGCAAGCGAAAATCGTGCTGGATAAAATGCGATCGTCCTGTGAGGTCGTCTTGCTGGCGGCGCAGGAAAGCATCAGCCGGGATTTAGCACTGCGCTTTGAACAGCTGGAGTCGACGCTGTCCCGGGCGCTTAATGACGCCATGCGCCCCATTGAACAGCGGGTGAAAGAGGAGCTGAACCACGCCGGGTTTCGTGCGCGGATCCGTTTTCCTGCGTTTCATGCGGCGATGTTTAACTTCAATACCCGCCAGTTGTTCAACGAGGCCATTGAGCAGGATATTCCGGCAGAAAACGCGCCGTCTACTGGCGGTGTGGTGCGTGACACTTTCTCCCGTTGGCTGAACCAACCCAACTGGGGATGGAATGATTACGTCGAAACAAAAACGCGTTATCTCATTGATATGGGCGCACTGCATAAGAACCTCGTGCACTACGTCACCCAGTTTTGCCAACAAATTCGTAAAGCTTTAGCTGCTCAGGTCGATATTTCCGTTACGGCAGGCATGGCCACATTTTTTGCTGATTTCTCACTGTGTTTGACGCAATTACAGGCAAGCCTGCGTGAGAGCCTGACCCTGCGCCAGCAAAATGAATCTGCGGTGAATGCCTTGAACGAACAGCTGCAGCACCGCATTACGACTGCGGCATGGCTTTATGAAGATTCCCGCTTGCTGCGCGACGATATCAATACCCTTTTTGCAACCGAGCACACATGA
- the proP gene encoding glycine betaine/L-proline transporter ProP codes for MLKRKKIKPITLRDVTIIDDGKLRKAITAASLGNAMEWFDFGVYGFVAYALGKVFFPGADPSVQMVAALATFSVPFLIRPLGGLFFGMLGDKYGRQKILAITIVIMSISTFCIGLIPSYASIGIWAPILLLLCKMAQGFSVGGEYTGASIFVAEYSPDRKRGFMGSWLDFGSIAGFVLGAGVVVLISTIVGEDNFLEWGWRIPFFLALPLGLIGLYLRHALEETPAFQQHVDKLEQGDRQGLQEGPKVSFKEIATKHWRSLLACVGLVISTNVTYYMLLTYMPSYLSHNLHYSEDHGVLIIIAIMIGMLFVQPIMGLLSDRFGRRPFVIMGSIALFVLAIPAFILINSNVIGLIFAGLLMLAVILNCFTGVMASTLPAMFPTHIRYSALAAAFNISVLIAGLTPTLAAWLVESSQNLMMPAYYLMVIAVIGLITGVTMKETANQPLKGATPAASDIQEAKEILGEHYDNIEQKIEDIDQEIAELQLKRTRLVQQHPRIDE; via the coding sequence ATGCTAAAAAGGAAAAAAATAAAACCAATAACGCTGCGCGACGTTACCATCATTGATGACGGTAAATTGCGAAAAGCCATTACCGCAGCGTCGTTAGGTAATGCGATGGAGTGGTTTGATTTTGGTGTTTATGGGTTTGTTGCTTACGCATTAGGTAAAGTGTTCTTCCCGGGGGCTGACCCCAGCGTGCAGATGGTTGCCGCACTCGCTACTTTCTCTGTTCCCTTTCTGATTCGACCGCTTGGCGGATTGTTCTTCGGTATGCTCGGCGATAAATATGGTCGCCAGAAGATCCTCGCTATCACCATAGTGATTATGTCGATCAGTACCTTCTGTATCGGTCTTATTCCCTCGTATGCCTCGATTGGTATCTGGGCACCGATTCTGCTGTTGCTGTGTAAGATGGCGCAGGGATTCTCGGTCGGCGGAGAGTACACCGGGGCGTCGATTTTTGTCGCAGAGTACTCGCCAGACCGTAAGCGCGGATTTATGGGCAGCTGGCTGGACTTCGGCTCAATTGCCGGGTTTGTGCTGGGTGCGGGCGTGGTGGTCCTGATCTCAACTATCGTCGGCGAGGATAACTTCCTTGAGTGGGGCTGGCGTATTCCGTTCTTCCTGGCGCTACCGTTAGGGCTGATTGGTCTGTACCTGCGCCATGCGCTGGAAGAGACACCGGCGTTCCAGCAGCACGTGGATAAACTGGAGCAGGGCGATCGTCAGGGTCTGCAGGAAGGTCCTAAAGTCTCGTTTAAAGAGATTGCGACCAAGCACTGGCGCAGCCTGTTGGCATGTGTTGGTCTGGTGATTTCCACCAACGTCACCTACTACATGCTGCTCACTTATATGCCGAGCTATCTATCGCATAACCTGCATTACTCTGAAGACCACGGCGTGTTGATTATTATCGCCATCATGATTGGGATGCTGTTTGTGCAGCCGATTATGGGTTTGCTCAGCGACCGTTTCGGGCGCCGTCCGTTTGTGATCATGGGCAGTATTGCGCTGTTTGTGCTGGCGATTCCGGCATTTATTCTGATTAACAGTAACGTTATCGGCCTGATTTTCGCCGGGTTGCTGATGCTGGCGGTGATCCTCAACTGCTTTACCGGGGTGATGGCGTCAACGTTACCGGCGATGTTCCCGACGCATATTCGCTACAGTGCGCTGGCCGCCGCGTTTAATATCTCGGTATTGATCGCCGGTCTGACTCCGACATTGGCCGCATGGCTGGTGGAAAGCTCGCAGAATCTGATGATGCCTGCTTATTATCTGATGGTGATTGCGGTGATTGGTTTAATTACTGGCGTGACCATGAAAGAGACCGCCAATCAGCCGCTGAAAGGGGCCACGCCTGCCGCTTCGGATATTCAGGAAGCGAAAGAGATCCTCGGCGAGCACTACGATAATATCGAGCAGAAAATCGAAGATATCGATCAGGAAATTGCTGAGCTGCAGCTCAAGCGTACGCGCCTGGTGCAGCAGCATCCGCGTATCGATGAGTAA
- a CDS encoding diguanylate cyclase regulator RdcB family protein: MTNVLLEGPGRTLECVYPKFMVDLVQGDETKRSGGFLQQQQRLRARLTQEVLSQTQLRAWVMAGVSSEHLVMRLKLVEKLAGMIDPGHLALVRIAEGLMLLQQTEHPRGLSTPGLMQQVSALTDWFTQRGAYKEKAVTQRGLTVQAGEHSEQIFTRWRAGAYDGWSLPGRCFVALEELRWGAFGDACRLANADVVSMLTDNLRTMAAQALADSVNAAPATRHYYHHWLSTPAVGGSGEHNDMLSWLGDWCDAQRHPVSWSVTQRWQNVALGMPRLCSAKRLVDAMVEEIFAPPLLVN; encoded by the coding sequence ATGACTAACGTGTTACTGGAAGGCCCCGGGCGGACGCTGGAGTGCGTCTACCCGAAGTTTATGGTCGATCTGGTTCAGGGAGATGAAACCAAACGTTCCGGCGGTTTTCTGCAACAGCAGCAGCGGCTGCGCGCGCGCCTGACGCAGGAGGTGTTATCCCAGACGCAACTGCGTGCGTGGGTGATGGCGGGAGTGTCCAGCGAGCATCTGGTGATGCGTCTCAAGCTGGTGGAGAAGCTGGCGGGTATGATTGACCCAGGCCATTTAGCGCTGGTGCGTATTGCCGAAGGGTTGATGCTTTTACAGCAAACCGAACACCCACGTGGACTCTCCACGCCCGGTCTGATGCAGCAGGTGAGTGCGCTCACCGACTGGTTTACCCAGCGTGGCGCTTATAAAGAGAAAGCCGTGACACAACGCGGCCTGACGGTGCAAGCTGGCGAACACAGCGAGCAAATTTTTACCCGCTGGCGGGCTGGCGCGTATGACGGTTGGTCGTTGCCCGGACGCTGTTTTGTTGCGCTGGAGGAACTGCGCTGGGGAGCCTTCGGTGACGCTTGCCGGTTAGCGAATGCCGATGTGGTGTCAATGCTAACAGATAACCTGCGCACCATGGCCGCTCAGGCGCTGGCGGACAGCGTAAATGCAGCACCTGCCACGCGCCATTACTATCATCATTGGCTCAGCACGCCTGCTGTTGGCGGCTCGGGCGAGCATAACGATATGTTGAGCTGGCTGGGGGACTGGTGCGATGCGCAGCGTCATCCGGTGAGCTGGTCGGTGACGCAGCGTTGGCAAAATGTGGCGCTGGGAATGCCGCGATTGTGTTCGGCGAAACGGCTGGTTGATGCGATGGTTGAGGAGATTTTTGCACCGCCCCTGCTCGTCAATTGA
- the pmrA gene encoding two-component system response regulator PmrA, with protein MKILIVEDDTLLLQGLILAAQTEGYACDGVSTARAAEQCLETGHYSLVVLDLGLPDEDGLHFLNRIRQKKYTVPVLILTARDTVKDRVSGLDVGADDYLVKPFALEELHARIRALLRRHNNQGENELIVSNLTLNIGRRQVWMDGQEVVLTPKEYALLSRLMLKAGSPVHREILYNDIYNWDNEPSTNTLEVHIHNLRDKVGKSRIRTVRGFGYMLVATEES; from the coding sequence ATGAAAATCCTGATTGTTGAAGACGATACGTTGTTATTACAGGGACTGATACTCGCCGCGCAAACAGAAGGTTATGCCTGCGACGGCGTATCAACGGCCCGTGCAGCAGAGCAATGCCTGGAGACCGGACATTACAGTCTGGTGGTTCTGGACCTGGGTTTACCGGATGAAGACGGCCTGCATTTCCTGAACCGGATCCGACAGAAAAAATACACCGTGCCGGTACTTATCCTCACCGCACGCGACACGGTGAAAGACCGGGTCAGCGGACTGGACGTGGGTGCTGATGACTATCTGGTTAAACCGTTCGCGCTGGAAGAATTGCACGCCCGCATCCGGGCGCTGCTGCGTCGTCATAACAATCAGGGTGAAAATGAGTTAATTGTCAGCAACCTGACGCTAAATATCGGTCGTCGCCAGGTGTGGATGGATGGACAAGAAGTCGTTTTAACGCCGAAAGAATACGCGCTTCTGTCACGCCTGATGCTCAAAGCAGGCAGCCCGGTACACCGGGAAATCCTGTATAACGACATCTACAACTGGGATAACGAACCGTCGACCAATACGCTGGAAGTGCACATTCATAACCTACGCGATAAAGTCGGGAAATCACGCATCCGCACGGTCAGGGGATTTGGCTATATGCTGGTTGCCACTGAGGAAAGCTAA
- the kdgT gene encoding 2-keto-3-deoxygluconate transporter yields MKIKATIERIPGGMMLIPLLLGAVLNTLAPDTGAYFGSFTKGMISGTVPILAVWFFCIGASIDLRATGTVLRKSGTLVITKIAVAWVVAMIAASFIPDTGIQTGFFAGLSVLAIVSAMDMTNGGLYASLMNQYGTKEESGAFVLMSLESGPLMTMVILGSAGLASFEPHHFIGAVLPFLIGFTLGNLDHDLRSFFSKATPVLIPFFGFALGNTINLSVIVDTGLLGILLGVAVIVITGIPLIIADRVIGGGNGTAGVAASSAAGAAVANPVIIAQINPAFEPVAASATALVAASVIVTAILVPIITALYAKRFNKNLVANEAVATPADSLHH; encoded by the coding sequence ATGAAAATTAAAGCCACGATTGAACGCATCCCCGGCGGAATGATGTTGATTCCTCTGTTATTAGGCGCAGTGTTAAATACGTTAGCTCCGGATACCGGTGCGTATTTCGGTTCGTTTACCAAAGGAATGATCAGCGGAACGGTACCGATTCTGGCAGTGTGGTTTTTTTGTATCGGCGCATCTATTGATTTGCGAGCTACCGGCACGGTATTACGCAAGTCCGGTACGTTGGTAATAACCAAAATAGCCGTGGCGTGGGTAGTGGCAATGATTGCTGCTTCATTTATTCCTGATACCGGTATTCAAACCGGGTTCTTTGCCGGTCTTTCCGTGCTGGCAATTGTTTCAGCTATGGACATGACTAACGGTGGTCTGTACGCCAGCCTGATGAACCAGTACGGCACGAAAGAAGAGTCCGGCGCATTCGTGTTGATGTCTCTGGAATCCGGTCCGTTAATGACCATGGTGATCCTCGGCTCCGCGGGTCTGGCCTCCTTTGAGCCACACCATTTTATCGGCGCAGTATTACCGTTCCTGATTGGTTTTACATTGGGTAACCTGGATCACGACCTGCGTTCTTTCTTCAGCAAAGCCACACCGGTGCTGATTCCGTTCTTCGGTTTCGCGTTGGGTAACACCATTAACCTGAGCGTGATCGTTGATACCGGTCTGCTGGGTATCCTGCTGGGTGTCGCGGTTATCGTCATCACTGGGATCCCGCTGATTATTGCTGACCGCGTTATCGGCGGCGGGAACGGTACGGCGGGCGTGGCAGCCTCTTCTGCAGCAGGCGCTGCGGTAGCAAACCCGGTGATTATCGCCCAGATTAACCCAGCGTTCGAACCGGTTGCCGCATCCGCTACGGCGCTGGTTGCCGCCAGCGTGATTGTCACCGCTATTCTGGTGCCGATTATCACCGCGCTGTATGCCAAACGTTTTAATAAGAACCTGGTCGCCAACGAAGCGGTGGCCACCCCGGCAGACTCCCTGCACCACTAA
- the eptA gene encoding phosphoethanolamine transferase EptA: MLKLLFKRPALGLISWLLLISFYLATFLNIAFYKQVLQDLPLDSMRNVLVFLSMPVVAFSVMNIVLTLASFLWLNRLVACIFILVGASAQYFIMTYGIIIDRSMIANMMDTTPAETFALLTPQMLITIGVSGILAALIACWVRINPITPALRSVLFRGANILVSALLIVLVAAFFYKDYASLFRNNKELVKSLSPSNSIVATSSWYSHQRLAHLPLVRIGEDAHRNPMMVKEKRKNLTIVVLGETSRGDNFSLSGYSRQTNPLLEKDDVVYFPRTTSCGTATAVSVPCMFSDMPRAHYDEELAQHQEGVLDIIQRAGINVLWNDNDGGCKGACDRVPHQNMTQLNLPGQCIDGECYDDVLFHGLKEYINNLQGDGVIVLHTIGSHGPTYYNRYPAQFKKFTPTCDTNEIQTCSQQQLVNTYDNTILYVDYIVDKAINILKAHQDNFTTSLVYLSDHGESLGENGVYLHGLPYSIAPDTQKHVPMLLWLSEDYQQRYQVSQTCLQKRASSEDFSQDNLFSTLLGLTGVQTQKYQAADDILQPCRGG; encoded by the coding sequence ATGTTAAAGCTCCTGTTTAAAAGGCCTGCTCTCGGGCTCATCAGCTGGCTTCTGCTGATCTCATTTTATCTTGCAACCTTTCTGAACATTGCGTTCTATAAACAAGTGCTGCAAGACCTGCCTCTGGATTCCATGCGTAACGTACTGGTGTTTTTGTCGATGCCGGTGGTTGCGTTTAGCGTCATGAACATCGTACTGACGCTGGCCTCATTCCTGTGGCTTAATCGCCTGGTGGCCTGCATTTTCATTCTGGTTGGCGCCTCGGCCCAATATTTCATCATGACCTACGGCATCATCATCGACCGCTCGATGATCGCCAATATGATGGACACCACGCCCGCCGAAACCTTTGCTTTGCTGACGCCGCAAATGCTCATCACGATCGGGGTGAGCGGTATTCTGGCCGCGCTCATTGCCTGCTGGGTAAGAATCAACCCCATTACTCCGGCGCTGCGCAGCGTGCTGTTCCGTGGCGCGAACATTCTGGTCTCCGCGCTGCTGATCGTGCTGGTCGCCGCGTTCTTCTATAAAGATTACGCCTCACTGTTTCGCAACAACAAAGAACTGGTGAAATCCCTCAGTCCATCCAACAGCATTGTGGCGACGTCGTCCTGGTATTCGCACCAGAGATTGGCCCATCTTCCGCTGGTGCGCATTGGCGAAGATGCACATCGTAATCCGATGATGGTGAAAGAAAAGCGTAAGAATCTGACGATTGTAGTTCTTGGCGAGACCTCACGCGGCGACAACTTCTCGCTGTCCGGCTATTCGCGCCAGACCAACCCGCTGCTGGAAAAAGATGATGTGGTCTATTTCCCTCGCACCACGTCCTGCGGTACGGCCACGGCAGTATCCGTGCCCTGTATGTTCTCCGATATGCCGCGCGCGCACTACGATGAAGAACTGGCGCAGCATCAGGAAGGCGTACTCGACATCATCCAGCGGGCGGGAATTAACGTGCTGTGGAATGATAACGACGGTGGATGTAAAGGAGCCTGCGATCGAGTGCCGCACCAGAATATGACTCAGCTTAACCTGCCAGGACAGTGTATTGACGGTGAATGCTACGACGACGTGCTGTTCCACGGGCTGAAAGAGTACATCAATAACCTGCAAGGCGACGGCGTGATTGTGCTGCATACTATCGGCAGCCACGGTCCGACCTATTACAACCGCTATCCTGCGCAGTTCAAGAAATTTACGCCAACCTGCGACACCAACGAAATCCAGACCTGTTCGCAGCAACAACTGGTGAATACTTACGACAACACCATTCTTTACGTTGACTATATTGTTGATAAAGCAATCAATATACTAAAAGCGCATCAGGATAATTTCACCACCAGCCTGGTGTATCTTTCCGATCACGGCGAATCCTTAGGGGAAAATGGCGTCTATTTGCACGGCCTGCCGTATTCGATTGCGCCAGATACGCAAAAACATGTGCCGATGCTGCTGTGGCTCTCAGAGGATTATCAGCAACGTTATCAGGTCTCTCAGACATGTTTGCAAAAACGGGCAAGCTCAGAAGATTTCTCACAGGATAATCTCTTCTCCACCCTGCTGGGATTAACGGGCGTGCAAACACAGAAATATCAGGCGGCAGATGATATTCTGCAACCCTGCCGGGGAGGCTAA